A region of Sugiyamaella lignohabitans strain CBS 10342 chromosome A, complete sequence DNA encodes the following proteins:
- the PEX30 gene encoding Pex30p (Peroxisomal integral membrane protein; involved in negative regulation of peroxisome number; partially functionally redundant with Pex31p; genetic interactions suggest action at a step downstream of steps mediated by Pex28p and Pex29p; PEX30 has a paralog, PEX31, that arose from the whole genome duplication; GO_component: GO:0016021 - integral component of membrane [Evidence IEA,IEA]; GO_component: GO:0016021 - integral component of membrane [Evidence ISM] [PMID 12192589]; GO_component: GO:0005779 - integral component of peroxisomal membrane [Evidence IDA] [PMID 14617799]; GO_component: GO:0016020 - membrane [Evidence IEA]; GO_component: GO:0005778 - peroxisomal membrane [Evidence IEA]; GO_component: GO:0005777 - peroxisome [Evidence IEA]; GO_component: GO:0005777 - peroxisome [Evidence IDA] [PMID 14562095]; GO_function: GO:0003674 - molecular_function [Evidence ND]; GO_process: GO:0007031 - peroxisome organization [Evidence IMP] [PMID 14617799]), producing MAAIESNFVMSSSSTTADSTTPSSNTEASSSGLASSSQKNASGTGAAVPTYATFTPPRSSLPQHTSPLLSSTPPSVTKALSQAYPLILAVDRFLSLLTWTGDDAYQSFLLVAAWSGLVLYFEFIVRYLGHMILVGLIATYTWVNKEVEKQQAEHPTLDSIIHSLNTAVTRLDLFLLPVTSLRLSPHDVSRLVFTTLFMTPIYVTLTLFIVTPRTVLLLLGIFVLTYHSVWARVTRSILWRWRLVHVLSFYVTGIDFNGVSKPYGSEAQFAMASDKAKSASSTAPNKPVRFTYVLYENQRRWLGIGWTSNLLGYERAAWSDEFLNESPPPSSFKLPEADGSGMTWRWVDKTWRLDLTNDGALVVNGGKTSKVDPGPNEGYIYYDNVWKKPTAEDSYSKYTRRRRWIRTAELIAPGNTIHTDDSLGTSPGDASTEDSSTTTDSTDEPSSTVKQRKSIRFEDN from the coding sequence ATGGCTGCAATTGAATCAAATTTCGTCatgtcgtcatcttctacGACAGCTGATTCGACTACACCAAGCTCGAATACCGAGGCTTCAAGCTCGGGTTTGGCATCATCTTCTCAAAAAAATGCTTCTGGTACAGGTGCGGCCGTTCCAACTTACGCCACCTTCACTCCTCCTCGCTCCAGTCTGCCACAACACACATCTCCTCTATTATCTTCTACACCTCCATCAGTAACTAAAGCGCTAAGTCAGGCATACCCGTTAATATTGGCGGTGGACCGGTTTTTGTCGTTGCTCACTTGGACTGGCGACGATGCATATCAATCGTTTTTATTAGTAGCAGCATGGAGTGGACTAGTTTTGTATTTCGAGTTCATTGTTCGCTATTTAGGACATATGATATTAGTGGGTTTGATAGCTACCTACACGTGGGTGAATAAGGAGGTTGAGAAACAACAGGCCGAGCATCCTACACTAGATTCCATCATTCATAGTCTGAACACTGCAGTGACTCGTCTGGACTTGTTTCTTTTACCAGTTACATCTCTTCGCTTGTCACCTCATGATGTGAGTAGACTTGTGTTTACTACTCTTTTTATGACACCTATTTATGTGACTCTCACTCTGTTTATCGTCACTCCAAGAACAGTGTTACTGCTATTGGGGATTTTTGTACTCACATATCATTCAGTGTGGGCCAGAGTCACCCGTTCTATTTTGTGGAGATGGAGATTGGTACATGTCCTTTCATTTTATGTGACTGGTATAGATTTTAACGGGGTTTCCAAACCTTATGGATCAGAAGCTCAATTTGCAATGGCCAGTGACAAAGCCAAATCGGCTTCTTCTACTGCTCCAAACAAACCCGTTCGGTTTACTTATGTTCTTTATGAGAATCAACGTAGATGGCTTGGAATTGGCTGGACTTCTAACCTCCTTGGCTATGAGCGAGCTGCCTGGTCTGATGAGTTTCTTAATGAATCGCCTCCTCCCAGTTCTTTCAAGCTTCCTGAAGCTGATGGTTCGGGCATGACCTGGCGCTGGGTAGATAAGACTTGGCGTTTGGACCTCACCAATGACGGTGCTCTTGTCGTAAATGGAGGAAAGACGTCTAAAGTTGACCCTGGTCCAAACGAAGGGTATATTTACTACGACAATGTCTGGAAGAAGCCAACTGCTGAAGACTCGTACTCTAAATACACGAGACGTCGTAGATGGATCCGTACTGCAGAGCTTATTGCTCCTGGAAATACTATCCACACTGATGATAGTTTAGGAACCAGTCCTGGTGATGCCAGTACGGAGGATAGCTCAACGACCACAGACTCAACTGATGAGCCTTCGTCGACCGTCAAGCAACGAAAAAGTATTCGCTTCGAGGATAACTAA
- the BCP1 gene encoding Bcp1p (Essential protein involved in nuclear export of Mss4p; Mss4p is a lipid kinase that generates phosphatidylinositol 4,5-biphosphate and plays a role in actin cytoskeleton organization and vesicular transport; GO_component: GO:0005737 - cytoplasm [Evidence IEA,IEA]; GO_component: GO:0005737 - cytoplasm [Evidence IDA] [PMID 14562095]; GO_component: GO:0005634 - nucleus [Evidence IEA,IEA]; GO_component: GO:0005634 - nucleus [Evidence IDA] [PMID 14562095]; GO_function: GO:0003674 - molecular_function [Evidence ND]; GO_process: GO:0006611 - protein export from nucleus [Evidence IMP] [PMID 12912920]; GO_process: GO:0015031 - protein transport [Evidence IEA]; GO_process: GO:0000055 - ribosomal large subunit export from nucleus [Evidence IMP] [PMID 12912920]; GO_process: GO:0006810 - transport [Evidence IEA]) — translation MSGAGIKRKQDGLSAEVADKNDQSNSSIGTPEKKPDNNVKNDQEDEDEDDDEEEEIVNVDFDYFDIKEIDFHATKNLLRQLLDADAVEFDLSALADLIITQSSLGSTIKTDGVDSDPFAILTVLNLNQHKDKPVIKALADYFIQKTANSAEFNRKLRQLFSTSSTSSVGLIIQERLINMPTEVVPPMYKMLADELEEAVKQVRQPHMPPAAGAAPQTPLLLSLRSSRCVYGPSNLLRSRSNGVWGGAPAAGGNDPLQN, via the coding sequence ATGTCTGGAGCTGGTATTAAAAGAAAGCAAGACGGTCTGTCTGCGGAAGTGGCAGATAAAAATGACCAATCAAATAGTTCCATTGGCACACCCGAGAAGAAACCAGACAACAATGTCAAGAATGACCAAGAAGAtgaggacgaagatgacgacgaggaagaggaaATCGTCAACGTCGATTTCGACTATTTCGATATTAAAGAGATCGATTTCCATGCCACGAAGAACCTACTTCGTCAACTGCTGGATGCTGACGCCGTAGAGTTCGATCTGTCGGCCCTGGCAGACCTCATCATCACCCAGAGCTCTCTGGGATCCACAATCAAAACCGACGGTGTCGACAGCGATCCATTCGCGATCCTGACAGTCCTAAACCTCAACCAACACAAAGACAAGCCCGTAATCAAAGCACTCGCCGACTATTTCATCCAGAAAACGGCCAACTCGGCCGAGTTCAACCGCAAACTGCGCCAACTCTTCTCGACCTCATCAACATCCTCCGTGGGTCTCATCATCCAAGAAAGACTCATCAACATGCCCACCGAGGTCGTGCCACCCATGTACAAAATGCTCGCAGACGAGCTCGAAGAAGCCGTCAAACAGGTACGTCAACCgcacatgcctccggcggctggggctgcgccccagaccccgctgctcctctcgctgcgctcgagtcgttgcgtctacggtcccagcaatctcctgcgaagcaggagcaacggggtctggggcggagccccagccgccggaggcaatgaCCCCCTTCAGAACTAA